Proteins encoded in a region of the Phycisphaerae bacterium genome:
- a CDS encoding helix-turn-helix domain-containing protein, with translation MRPLGTAEELERRRLRAMTLLDKGMPGVEVAEVLGVTPGAVSQWKK, from the coding sequence ATGAGACCCCTAGGCACAGCGGAGGAGTTGGAGCGGCGTCGCCTGCGAGCCATGACGCTGCTGGACAAAGGAATGCCCGGTGTCGAGGTGGCCGAGGTCCTCGGCGTGACCCCGGGGGCCGTGTCCCAGTGGAAAAAG